From the Diadema setosum chromosome 3, eeDiaSeto1, whole genome shotgun sequence genome, the window atcaccctccccccgctcgcatTCTGTTTAGCCTATTTTCGCTAGCTCTCACACAATTGTTTGCTCTTGAGTAACACATAAAACTCCTCAATTGTGCCTTCATCTaccatttctctccttttcaacataaattcaccaatatagaatgatttctgtttttttgtaaactattcctttctatttcccCGTTTCGtatatttccttcttctttttttttctttcttttctcagtgCATCTTTCCATCGACTAGTTGATACTGCAAcaattattctttcttgggtttgtggtggctcttaaaagagccgtttgatttttggtgtgaggTGCAAATAAACTTATTTGGCACCCTTCTTGGCAGCAGGCTTCTTTGGTTTTGCCGCCTTGGATTTGGTCGTCGTCTTCTTCGCCACTTTCTTGGGGGTTGCCTTCTTGGATGGCTTCTTTGCTGCGGTCTTCTTCTTGGGCGTCTTCGTTTTCTCCGACTTGGTTGCTGTCTTCTTCGCCGGCTTCTTCTTTgtcgccttcttcttcttctccttcttttctgctgcagctttggccttcttggcgaccgccttctctttctttgcggCTGCCTTTGCCTTTGCCTTCTCGCGGTCAGCCTTAACCTTTGCCTTCTGCTTctcttttcgtgccttctccgcCGCCTCTGCCTttgctgccttgacgttcagctTGAAAGAGCCAGATGCCCCGACACCTTTCGTCTGAACCAGTGTCTcgttggcaacccctttccgcaGAGCTCGCTTGATGAAGATGGTCTGTCGGTCCATATCGCCTACTTTGTAGTTGGCTGCGATGTACTTCTTAATGGCCTGAAGCGATGATCCATTCCGCTCCTTCAGTGCGCCGATAGCAGCATTGACCATCACCTGGGTCGGTGGATGCTCGGGCGCTTTCTTCTTGGTCGTCTTCTTTGCTGCTTCCGAAGCCGCCATCACGATAACAATCGATGCGATACGTAGTGAGTCAGAGAGTAGTGGAACAAAACTAATGACTAGCAACCTTCGCACTGTCGTTTTATCAGCTCATTGCGTACCTCGAAGGAATCACCGGACATCTCGGGCATGGCGTCGTGCAGACGCTCTGCCTAATGTGCTTCCACATCTGTTCTCTGTTTCATATTACTTGATTTACTTTTCTGCTCCATTTGTTTTATCCACGTGTTTCCCTAAGGCAGCTGTTTTATATTACAACATGCCAAAAACTGCAACAATTTTAGACAGCAAACGCACAAACACAAGAGCATTaatgcaatcaaacacacaaacttcctACATACATGTGGCTGTGCTGTTCTTATGTTGTCGATAAATTActcttttattttaatacctTCTTTTTAACCTCAGAACGGCCTCGCCTGACGATTTATCATCTGTgcatttcataaattcataaattcttCCGAAATTAACTTGGTACTTAACTCTTGCTTATTTTCATACTCTAGTCTGTGCTTATTCTTTACTCCATATTCTCTCCTCATCTAATGGTATGTATTGCCACCTTATatatttagtctttattctattttgtctccttatataatatcatgcattgtcaccttatatatttatcattatatttcttccttttttatcattatatttcttcctttctctacatttcctatttatgtgtgattcaagtaaggataattagagagagagaaaggaaaaaaaaaataaaaagaaaagaaaagaaaaaaaaaacagatatagcggaaatctcaacacaacacgaaatagcatgatgaattgaatgtattctttctggaaaatgtggtggccctgataagggccgtttggTTGAAAAGAGCCGCCGTGAAGTGTCTAACTGGACTTTGCAGtcttcttcggcagaagcacagCCTGGATGTTTGGCAGTACACCACCCTGAGCGATTGTCACGCCTCCCAGCAGCTTGTTCAGCTCTTCGTCGTTGCGAACGGCAAGTTGAAGATGTCGCGGGATGATCCTCGTCTTCTTGTTATCGCGTGCGGCGTTGCCGGCCAGCTCCAGAATCTCAGCGGTCAGGTACTCCAGAACAGCAGCTAGGTACACTGGTGCACCAGCGCCTACTCTCTGGGCGTAGTTGCCTTTACGAAGGAAGCGATGAACTCGGCCGACGGGGAACTGCAGGCCGGCGCGTGATGATCGAGACTTGGCcttggtgcgagccttgccagattttcctcgtccagacatgattggagacggagagacaaatgtgttgacgtgatctgaatgctgattcaactgagagtgtgatccccgccgattgtttccgcacccatttataccccgctcggggatccagcgggtcaagatccttttgttgaccggtcgaccaatcagcgtagccggtGGCAGAAGTGGGCAGCTGCTACTGCTGCCAGTGCGGACACACgcgctgtttgctgccctcttgctggctaactcgGCACAGTGTCTAGTAGTTCAATGCAGCTAGTTGTATCGCGGCGGCTgtccatatattatatttcacaa encodes:
- the LOC140246610 gene encoding histone H2A, embryonic, producing the protein MSGRGKSGKARTKAKSRSSRAGLQFPVGRVHRFLRKGNYAQRVGAGAPVYLAAVLEYLTAEILELAGNAARDNKKTRIIPRHLQLAVRNDEELNKLLGGVTIAQGGVLPNIQAVLLPKKTAKSS